Below is a genomic region from Pontibacillus yanchengensis.
TGAAGGCATTTACTTTCTTACCTTTCACGATTGGTGTTCCGTCAGAATAAGTAGCATTCACCAGACCTGCTGGACCGTGGCAAACGGAACCTATTACTTTATCTTGATCTGCGTATTTTTGTAATGCGTATTGGAGAGCCTCACTATCAGGGAAGTCGAACATTGTTCCATGTCCTCCTGGTAGAAAAATGGCGTCATAATCTTCATCTACAATACCTTTAGTCAGAGCTTCAGTGTTTTCTAACTCATTACGGGCTTCTTTCCAATTTGGTGTTTCTTCTTCAGGAATACTATTAGGATCTAATTCTACTTTGCCGCCTGAAATGCTAGTAGTACGAACCTCATACCCTTGTTCTTTGAATGTGTTATAAGGGGCAGCAAATTCTTCAAGCCAAAGCCCTGTTTTATGGTCTTCTGAAATGCTTGTGTGATTTGTTACAACCATTAATACTCGTTTTGTTGACATACGATAGATCCTCCTTAAATAAGATAATGAAGTTACTTTGATCATTGAATCAAAGTAATAAGAATTATAAACCTTATTTCTCGAGTAGGAGAAGTTAAATGCTCATAGAATATGTTCTTTTATGATTGTTCATAAACAATCCTTTTATAGTAATATAATTGTTAAAATATGATAGAATTTCTTAAAATATGGGTAATAGATTAGTAGGATACATCGTACTAACAAAGATTTACATAAGCAATAGGGTGGTGAGATAAATGAAATTTATAAACATAATGTTATGGATATCAGGCATAACGCTACTAACCGTTACCATTGGTATGATTGGTTTAATTATCTGGGTGAACGTAGGGTGAAGGGAAATGGTTTTGGAACAAATGTAATAAAAGATTGTACACAAAACATCCAAACATATTGGTTTATTATTGATTACTATTCTACCTAGGATTAGAGTAATGGATATAGGGATGTACTCAGGAGTGATGTTTAAATATTTAGCAAAAGGAAGGTGCAAAATGAATTTATCTCAAGCGCTAATAAAATATGAGCCTTATAATGAACAAGAAGAAAAGGATAAAAAAATAATGCTGCAATGTCTGGAGCAGTATGATGATCTCTATACAAGAGATAATGAGCTTGTTCATATAACTAGCTCTGGCTTTGTTGTAAATCGAGCTAGGGACAAGTCTTTGATGGTCCACCATAATATTTATAACTCATGGTCTTGGACAGGCGGCCACGCTGATGGTGATAAAGATTTACTATATGTGGCAAAAAAAGAAGTCATGGAAGAAACAGGACTAAAAGATATTGAAGTTGTTAGTGAAGAGTTTGTCTCAATAGATATGCTACCTGTATTAGGACATAGGAAAAATGGCACGTATGTAGCTCCGCATTTGCATATGTCAATCGCTTATATAGTAGAAGCTAGGGAGGATGAAGAAGTAGTCGTTAAGCCAGATGAAAATAGCGATGTTCAATGGATTCCTTTTGATGAAGTTACAACCTTTTCTAGCGAAGAGCATATGAATTATTTGTATAATAAAATTATGTCTAAAATCAAGAAGTATAATATATAACCCTACATAGGTAGTATAAATAACAAAATAAGAACATAAAACGTGCCATTGATTTGTTAAACGGTATGTTTATATAGGCATTAAAAAGAACTTCCTATTTGTGGAAGTTCTTTTTT
It encodes:
- a CDS encoding type 1 glutamine amidotransferase domain-containing protein, which encodes MSTKRVLMVVTNHTSISEDHKTGLWLEEFAAPYNTFKEQGYEVRTTSISGGKVELDPNSIPEEETPNWKEARNELENTEALTKGIVDEDYDAIFLPGGHGTMFDFPDSEALQYALQKYADQDKVIGSVCHGPAGLVNATYSDGTPIVKGKKVNAFTDEEERGMGLDAYMPFLLESKLREKGADFVKADSWSDFSVRDGKLVTGQNPMSSGSTAEKVVQALKE
- a CDS encoding NUDIX hydrolase, translating into MNLSQALIKYEPYNEQEEKDKKIMLQCLEQYDDLYTRDNELVHITSSGFVVNRARDKSLMVHHNIYNSWSWTGGHADGDKDLLYVAKKEVMEETGLKDIEVVSEEFVSIDMLPVLGHRKNGTYVAPHLHMSIAYIVEAREDEEVVVKPDENSDVQWIPFDEVTTFSSEEHMNYLYNKIMSKIKKYNI